One segment of Pristis pectinata isolate sPriPec2 chromosome 3, sPriPec2.1.pri, whole genome shotgun sequence DNA contains the following:
- the LOC127567901 gene encoding regulator of G-protein signaling 21-like — protein sequence MQSSLILFVQSKHSSSKSEYHSKQDGMPTNMHKQSFIKGLKDRCSHLLQHPKTTSDSSQLVKVKSGGAKIILNPSHEEVLKWAESLDNLLGHKYGLIAFKTFLKSEYNDENIEFWLACEDYKKIKSPTKQASKAKKIFSDFVEPMSPKEINLDYYTKDTITKNLQHPTCSCFEAAQKKIYALMENNCYARFLQSDIYQNILNNSHDHHQT from the exons atgcaaagttCCTTGATTCTGTTTGTGCAGTCGAAACATTCTTCAAGCAAAAGCGAATATCACAGCAAACAGGACGGAATGCCAACAAACATGCATAAGCAGAGCTT TATTAAAGGGCTGAAGGATCGATGCTCACACCTCTTGCAGCATCCAAAGACAACCAGTGATTCCTCTCAACTTGTGAAGGTCAAATCAGGAGGAGCAAAAATCATTTTAAA TCCTTCCCATGAAGAAGTATTGAAATGGGCTGAATCTCTGGACAACCTACTGGGTCATAAAT atGGCCTGATTGCCTTTAAAACTTTCCTTAAGTCAGAGTACAACGATGAGAACATTGAGTTCTGGCTGGCCTGTGAGGACTACAAGAAAATTAAGTCACCCACAAAACAAGCCTCCAAGGCAAAGAAGATCTTCTCAGATTTTGTTGAACCAATGTCTCCTAAAGAG aTTAATTTGGATTACTACACTAAAGATACGATCACCAAAAACCTTCAGCATCCAACCTGCTCATGCTTTGAAGCTGCACAGAAGAAGATCTACGCTTTGATGGAGAATAACTGCTATGCAAGGTTCCTTCAGTCAGATATCTACCAGAACATACTCAACAACAGTCATGACCATCACCAAACATGA